DNA from Triplophysa dalaica isolate WHDGS20190420 chromosome 9, ASM1584641v1, whole genome shotgun sequence:
CATATGACAATGCTCCATGCAGTTAAAATTTCTGGAGAGCATACTTTCATCATATATTGACACACAATTGTTTagttctgtaaaatattttgaacataatttcactGACAACTAGTGCATTGtaaaaagaatagaaaaataatcataaaacgtgtcttaaacatatttagaaTTGCAGGATACCTTGACCAATACCGTAGAAGTTAGAATGTTTCAATATGTGCAAGCTCtataataaaacttaaattttATCGTGTGCATTCAATCTATCTTGCCCACACTCAAACCCTCTCGCGCACACGCACTCCCTCTCGCGCGCGTTGACTCCCTCTCTCGGCATTCGCTTTACTTTTCTCAACTTCCGCACCTCATATCTATGGCgttattttaatgacaaatgtcGCGAGCGCATTATTGCAAGGCAAGAGCGCATTCTTGTAATACGAGCGCGCGAATCTCTACGCTCGCATGCCGATTTCCTTTGCTCATGCACAAAACTGGACGGGTGTTTTCAATTATACGCTACTCTCTTATGAATTGTCTCCTCTCGCTCAGTGAGTGTGTGCGCACTCAAAATGCGTGCCGTGCGTCCACGCATCCGGTGGTACTCTTGCTATGGCGTTTAATTTGACCCATCATTGCGCGTGCACGTGCGATGCAAACGCACATAATGATATACACGCGTGAGAAAGCTGCTCTGCGAGGGCATATTTATACACCGCGAGCGCGCAGAAAAGTATCCACGAGCAGAAAATGAATACTCGCGAGGGATGTTTTCGGCTCAGCGCGCATAAATGAGCCACTCGAATATGGGCTGAGATCTTTCTGCGCTCTCGCAACTGCTGCTCATTAGGGGTGGGCGGAAAACATCGATACTAATGTGTTTTTactacagattttatttatttactaatgtagctaatatttgtatattaaagAAGAACTATTTATTTTCCATACACCTATCCGCTATCACGTGACTCAGCAGCGCCAAGCGCAGGCACGCAGACGCTGCTTCAGCCATCGTGTGGAGATTTTTCACCTCTGTGAATAAAAACACGGCGAACTGCAATGTATGACAGTGGGCCTTTGGGGGTAAAAAGCCAAAGATTGAAAGTACTTTATTAttcaaacactttatttattttgtttctcaaacaattgtgtgcactttgtttataaattcacttaaaaaaagtgtaatgaaagggaaacatgttaatttgtaatattattgTGTCTTAACATAACACTGAACCAAACGGgaaagcagttttaaaagctttgttcttcagtaataattttgtgcagtttgtttttttaaagctagaCAAGTAATACTAGGATagggagaatttttttttgttttatatcggttttctgttctgtttatccgttattgtaactattttacagtaataatttgGTGTAACGTCCATCCTTGCAAATTCTATTACAGGAATACATAcctgtttaaattaataatttaaattattattattaaattatttaaattatgccCTGTGTTTTAACATCTAGTGAGTAGTGAGATGcaacttcctgtttgctgagagagcgtggtttgagacagagctccgtcaaactttttctaaatatatcgtttattcctgttatttcttaatatttatgttctaaattgataactcacagagggttaaacctatccttaagtgcatcacataccaaatatcgttatataacgcacagataaatttgttttgtacgaccattcgctattagcactcaggctgttagcattcccagcctttagtttctgaatattgcctctactgcttaactcactgttctcattatgataacactaatggctaatgattcagatatgtgtttaacgttacctttgagtgcagatgatgaatctttcttcgcacttcagtcagaactggaagcagtggagaagcagatccacgatctactcgagaggcaaacacgtctgcgagaacgaaaaatggcgctggaaacatccctggctgacgctcgcaaagctgcagtaagtgttcgacgtgattgtaatactcctatcacttctactccgtgtgtttctatgcacagagcccaggctttaagatcacgacgagccgaaatgaacttcactcctgcacctgcacacacacggcgagaggcgaaatccaggaccggagcgatgacctctcccccaccgccgccaccggtcttcgagatttcaaCAGGAAAACGCTATGctgccctctgcgagacgaaatccaacgctgtggtcatcggagactcaatcgtcgggaacgtacgcgcctccttcaatgaaggtaaggtgcgcactcactgttttcctggcacccatgttctcgatgtctctgcgattctgaaggaggatgcaagtgtgggagccgtagttctgcacgcgggggtgaatgatgtgagaatgcggcagtcggagatcctgaagagggatttcaggagtctggtcgatactgttcgcaacgcatcgcccacggcgaggatcatcgtatcagggccgcttcctacttaccgacgagggaacaaaaagttcagtagactatttacgcttaataattggttaaagtcatggtgtattgaacagaagctgctctttgtaaataattttgatctgttctgggagcgaccaaggctcttccgccccgacgggctgcaccccagcagcattggagcggaaattctgtctgacaacatctcaaagacgctacgcaccatttgactagtaagtacaaattttaaccatagtctgtgttcttctcacccaactgttaagaatgttacagttaagaatgtaactgctttcaaatgcatagagactgtgtctgtcccccgaatagtacaaccaaataataatttatttaaaagtatgagaaaaaatcttatcatgattaaaccaaaagacaatgtatttaatgagcaaaaccaacgcctaaagtttgggctacttaatattagatcactaaatccaaaggcagttattgtaaatgaaatgatcacagacaacagttttgatatactttgccttactgaaacctggcttaagccaaatgattacttcggtctaaatgagtctactccaccaagttacggttatattcatgagccacgtccggttggtcgaggtggtggtgtcgcaacaatctttagagactttcttaccgttactcggagaacaatgcatacatttaaatcattt
Protein-coding regions in this window:
- the LOC130429143 gene encoding uncharacterized protein LOC130429143 isoform X3, translating into MMNLSSHFSQNWKQWRSRSTIYSRGKHVCENEKWRWKHPWLTLAKLQAQALRSRRAEMNFTPAPAHTRREAKSRTGAMTSPPPPPPVFEISTGKRYAALCETKSNAVVIGDSIVGNEDASVGAVVLHAGVNDVRMRQSEILKRDFRSLVDTVRNASPTARIIVSGPLPTYRRGNKKFSRLFTLNNWLKSWCIEQKLLFVNNFDLFWERPRLFRPDGLHPSSIGAEILSDNISKTLRTI
- the LOC130429143 gene encoding uncharacterized protein LOC130429143 isoform X1 gives rise to the protein MMNLSSHFSQNWKQWRSRSTIYSRGKHVCENEKWRWKHPWLTLAKLQAQALRSRRAEMNFTPAPAHTRREAKSRTGAMTSPPPPPPVFEISTGKRYAALCETKSNAVVIGDSIVGNVRASFNEGKVRTHCFPGTHVLDVSAILKEDASVGAVVLHAGVNDVRMRQSEILKRDFRSLVDTVRNASPTARIIVSGPLPTYRRGNKKFSRLFTLNNWLKSWCIEQKLLFVNNFDLFWERPRLFRPDGLHPSSIGAEILSDNISKTLRTI
- the LOC130429143 gene encoding uncharacterized protein LOC130429143 isoform X2; this translates as MALETSLADARKAAVSVRRDCNTPITSTPCVSMHRAQALRSRRAEMNFTPAPAHTRREAKSRTGAMTSPPPPPPVFEISTGKRYAALCETKSNAVVIGDSIVGNVRASFNEGKVRTHCFPGTHVLDVSAILKEDASVGAVVLHAGVNDVRMRQSEILKRDFRSLVDTVRNASPTARIIVSGPLPTYRRGNKKFSRLFTLNNWLKSWCIEQKLLFVNNFDLFWERPRLFRPDGLHPSSIGAEILSDNISKTLRTI